In Eubacteriales bacterium mix99, the DNA window GGAAAAAAGGGTCCGCAGTCTGGGAGGAACCCCGTGTATCCGCAGGGCGGTCTGTAAGGACGGCCCGGTTATTACGGAAAACGGTAATTTTATATTGGATATTACGTTTCAGACGGCTCCGGAGGATCTGGAGCTTCTCAATATCCAGCTGAAAAAGATACCCGGTCTTCTGGAGACCGGGCTGTTTTTGGGTATGGCCAAAAAAGCCCTGATCGGTTCGGCGGATTCGGTCCGTGTCCTGCTTCCTGAAGCATGATTTTCTTGGTCAGGACGGCTGGCTTGTGTTATCGCCAAAGCTCTGGCTTGCTTTCGCGGATTACATTAGGAAGGTGCAGAAACTGTATTTTCCATGCAAGGAGGAAAAATATGTCAAACGTACATGTGATGAACCATCCGTTGATCCAGCATAAGCTGACTCTGATCCGGGATAAGAATACGGGTGTGAAAGAATTCCGGGAGCTGGTGGAGGAAGTTTCCCTGCTGATGGCTTACGAGGTAACGCGGGATCTGCCTTTGGAGAAGATTGAGGTGGAAACGCCCATCGGGAGAGCCAAATGCCAGACCATCGCCGGAAAGAAGCTGGGCGTGATACCGATTCTCCGAGCCGGTCTCGGGATGGTCGACGGGATGACGACGCTGATTCCCACTGCCAAAGTGGGTCACATCGGCTTGTACCGGGATCCGGAGACGCTGGAACCGGTGGAATACTACTGCAAGCTGCCCACCGATGTGGAGGAAAGGGATCTGATTGTTGTGGATCCCATGCTGGCCACCGGGGGATCCGCTTCGGCAGCCATTGGTTTTCTGAAGAAAAAGGGAGCGAAAAGCATCAAGCTGGTTTGCCTGATCGCCGCACCGGAGGGCATTGCCAGACTTCAGCGAGAACATGGCGATGTGGATATCTATGCAGCTGCTGTGGATGAAAGGCTGAATGACCACGGATACATCATACCCGGACTGGGGGATGCCGGAGACCGGCTGTTCGGCACGAAATAATTCAGGGCCTGTCCGGGCCCGATATGTCGCAGCCGATATATTATATATAGAAGAAACAGGGTATACAAGGCGCCTGCCCCGGCAATAATGGAAATAGATATTGCATTCAGCATTCCATAAGTGAGGTGCGCAGGATGAAAAGAACGATTTCCATACTTTGTACAGCCCTGATTTTGTTGACAGGTGCAGCGGTGCCGGGGTTTGCCGCCGGCGCCGGTCCCTGGTTTTCGAAAGACGGATCTGTCCGGGGATCAGATGGCCCGGCCCCGATGGGTTCCCCGGAGAACGCGTCGCCGTCCATCCGGGAGCAGGTGATTCTGGCAGGAGGTTCGCTGCTTCAGATACAGATGAGCGGATGGGCCCTTGTGAAAGATGGATCGATGTCCCTGCCTGCATTGGAGGAACTGGCCCGGGAAGTCCGGGAGACCTGGGGCAGTGTGGCTCAAAAGGCGGAGATCCGGTCGGATGAGACGGATTCGATGCGCCAGGTGATTCTTATTCTGGAGCAGGACGGAGGCCGCGCTGCCCTTACTTTTCACAGCGGAGATCAGACTTACCTGGCGGCGGATGCCGTAACCCGGGATGTCCGGGACGAAAGAAAGGAGAAGGCTGTTTTTTCTGCGATGGAAAGGCTGCTGAAGCAGTTTGTATCCGGGTCCTGCGTCCGGACGACCTATACCTCGGTCCTTCCCGGAGAACTGGATGCGGGGCGTATGGAGCAGATCGCAGGGCAGATATTCCGGGGACTGGACGGAGAGATGGAGGAGGAGATCCGCGATGCCGGATGGATCAGTAAAACAGGATACAGTGACAGGATCCCCTGTGCGCTGCAATCCGGCGGAAAACGGATCAACCTCAACGTGGCACTGCGGTACAATGATTATGAGGGCAGGACCTATCTCTGGCTGGGCACGCCGGTGATCTCCATTCCATATTAGGTACGGACAGAGACTGTGATACATAATATGAATGGATGGGAGGTGTTGGTTTGGCCAGTTTATTGGTAAGGAAAAGTGATCCATTGAAGGGTAAGGTAACCATCAGCGGCGCTAAAAATTCCGTACTGCCCATTATTGCAGCGTCCCTTTTGACGGACGATACCAGCATCCTGGAAGACATCCCCCGGCTGGAAGATGTGACCGTCATGTGTGAGCTGCTGGAACGTTTTGGCTCCCAGGTGGATAGTAAGGGAAATTGTCTGAGAATCGACAATCATCATATTGAAAATGCGCCGGCATCCTATGATCTGGTTCGGAAGATGCGGGCCTCTTTTTTGATCATGGGGCCGCTTCTGGCCCGGTTCGGGAATGTGAAGATCTCCCTGCCCGGTGGGTGTGCCATCGGGACGCGTCCCATTGATCTGCATCTGAAGGGTTTTTCCGCCATGGGTGCGGATATCACCCTTGGTCATGGATATATAGAAGCCTATGCGGACAAGCTGACCGGAGGCAGGGTTTATCTGGATTTCCCCAGTGTGGGAGCCACGGAAAACATTATGATGGCGGCAGCGCTGGCTGACGGGCTGACCGTAATCGAGAATGCCGCAGAAGAGCCGGAGATCGTTGACCTGGCAAACTTTATCAATTCCATGGGAGGCCATGTCCGGGGAGCGGGTACCGATACCATCAAGACAGAAGGAGTACGGTACCTGAAGGGTGCGGTCCACAATATCATTCCCGACCGGATTGAAGCGGGCACCTTTATGACGGCTGCGGCCATCACCGGAGGGGATATCGTTCTTGCCAATGTTATCGAGGATCATATCCGGCCCGTGGAAGCCAAGCTAAAGGAAGCGGGAGTCCGGATTGAGCCGGTGGAGGAAGGAATCCGGGTATCGGCGGGCAGGCCGCTGCATCCGCTG includes these proteins:
- the murA gene encoding UDP-N-acetylglucosamine 1-carboxyvinyltransferase, with translation MASLLVRKSDPLKGKVTISGAKNSVLPIIAASLLTDDTSILEDIPRLEDVTVMCELLERFGSQVDSKGNCLRIDNHHIENAPASYDLVRKMRASFLIMGPLLARFGNVKISLPGGCAIGTRPIDLHLKGFSAMGADITLGHGYIEAYADKLTGGRVYLDFPSVGATENIMMAAALADGLTVIENAAEEPEIVDLANFINSMGGHVRGAGTDTIKTEGVRYLKGAVHNIIPDRIEAGTFMTAAAITGGDIVLANVIEDHIRPVEAKLKEAGVRIEPVEEGIRVSAGRPLHPLDLKTLPYPGFPTDMQAQMMALLCTVPGTSMITETVFENRFMHVSELKRLGANIRIEGRSAVIEGVTHLTGTEVQATDLRAGAALLLAGLYADGMTEVTDIHHIDRGYDRIENRLNALGANIERLS
- the upp gene encoding uracil phosphoribosyltransferase, with product MSNVHVMNHPLIQHKLTLIRDKNTGVKEFRELVEEVSLLMAYEVTRDLPLEKIEVETPIGRAKCQTIAGKKLGVIPILRAGLGMVDGMTTLIPTAKVGHIGLYRDPETLEPVEYYCKLPTDVEERDLIVVDPMLATGGSASAAIGFLKKKGAKSIKLVCLIAAPEGIARLQREHGDVDIYAAAVDERLNDHGYIIPGLGDAGDRLFGTK
- a CDS encoding YwmB family TATA-box binding protein, whose amino-acid sequence is MKRTISILCTALILLTGAAVPGFAAGAGPWFSKDGSVRGSDGPAPMGSPENASPSIREQVILAGGSLLQIQMSGWALVKDGSMSLPALEELAREVRETWGSVAQKAEIRSDETDSMRQVILILEQDGGRAALTFHSGDQTYLAADAVTRDVRDERKEKAVFSAMERLLKQFVSGSCVRTTYTSVLPGELDAGRMEQIAGQIFRGLDGEMEEEIRDAGWISKTGYSDRIPCALQSGGKRINLNVALRYNDYEGRTYLWLGTPVISIPY